Proteins co-encoded in one Nitratireductor kimnyeongensis genomic window:
- a CDS encoding ABC transporter permease, translating to MTSIQNGPAMLSNAARPTRPSALANALTFGWRAVLKFKHVPEQLFDLIMTPLMFTLLFTFVFGGALAGSTSDYLQFFLPGILVQTVVFNSVYSGMGLSTDLSKGLFDRFRSLPIWSLSPFAGLMAGDVLRHTIAGLIILSVGLALGYRPEAGVVGVLFSFLLLIVIGFGVGWIFIVLGLLIRTPMTVMTIGFTFIFPLVFASNIMVRPETMPGWLEAFVVRNPVTHMATALRGLMSGTATAGDVMLALTAPVLLTLVLSPVVLWLYRRN from the coding sequence ATGACCTCCATTCAGAATGGTCCTGCAATGCTATCCAATGCAGCCCGACCGACCAGACCCTCCGCGCTTGCCAACGCTCTCACTTTCGGTTGGCGGGCAGTGTTGAAATTCAAGCATGTGCCGGAGCAGTTGTTCGACCTGATCATGACGCCTCTCATGTTCACTCTGCTGTTCACCTTCGTTTTCGGTGGCGCCTTGGCAGGTTCGACGAGCGACTATCTACAGTTCTTCCTCCCCGGCATCCTTGTTCAGACAGTCGTGTTCAACTCAGTTTATTCCGGGATGGGACTTTCCACGGATCTCTCGAAGGGATTGTTCGACCGTTTCCGCTCATTGCCAATCTGGTCCCTTTCGCCCTTTGCAGGGCTCATGGCCGGCGACGTCCTGCGCCATACAATTGCAGGATTGATTATTCTGTCCGTCGGGCTGGCCTTGGGCTATCGCCCCGAAGCAGGCGTGGTGGGGGTTCTTTTTTCGTTTTTGTTGTTGATTGTCATTGGCTTCGGTGTTGGCTGGATCTTCATCGTGCTTGGCCTTCTCATACGTACACCGATGACCGTCATGACGATCGGTTTCACGTTCATCTTTCCGCTTGTGTTCGCCTCCAACATCATGGTGCGTCCCGAGACGATGCCGGGATGGCTCGAAGCATTTGTTGTACGAAATCCGGTGACGCACATGGCGACTGCCCTGAGGGGGCTGATGAGCGGAACGGCCACAGCAGGCGATGTGATGCTTGCTTTGACGGCGCCGGTGCTTTTGACACTCGTTTTGTCTCCGGTTGTTTTGTGGCTTTACCGGCGCAACTAG
- a CDS encoding ATP-binding cassette domain-containing protein, translating to MNDMNPVGAKTIAPDLPSLAISVRGLAKRYGTVAALDGIDLDVPRGMIFGILGPNGAGKTTLIRLLATLARPDGGTASVMGHDVASNPQAVRGVIALTGQFASLDEDLTGRENLVMFARLWGFSASAAKTRANELLAAFELSDASRKQVKSYSGGMRRRLDIAASLIVTPGVLFLDEPTTGLDPKARQGVWKMIRSLAQFGVTILLTTQYLEEADQLAARIAVIDRGRKIAEGTSRELKSAIGSGFLHVALGDHKRMDEAEKILEKALGAPVQRSAEGAQLSVVAGSTRAANEALGVLISAGIELSDFSMGSPSLDEVFFALTGQPVEEESPGEAS from the coding sequence ATGAACGACATGAATCCGGTGGGGGCTAAAACGATCGCGCCTGATTTACCGTCTCTGGCGATTTCCGTGCGCGGGTTGGCCAAGCGCTATGGGACTGTCGCTGCGCTGGATGGAATCGATCTGGATGTTCCGCGTGGCATGATCTTCGGCATTCTCGGGCCAAACGGAGCGGGAAAGACCACGTTGATCCGTTTGCTTGCAACGCTTGCGCGACCAGATGGGGGAACTGCCTCGGTCATGGGGCACGATGTGGCTTCGAACCCGCAGGCAGTGCGTGGTGTCATTGCGTTGACCGGGCAGTTTGCCTCGCTCGACGAGGATCTGACGGGGCGCGAAAACCTTGTCATGTTCGCACGTCTTTGGGGCTTTTCAGCTAGCGCTGCCAAGACAAGGGCAAATGAATTGCTCGCTGCCTTCGAGCTTTCGGATGCTTCCAGAAAGCAGGTTAAGTCCTATTCTGGCGGGATGCGAAGGCGGCTCGACATTGCAGCGTCACTGATCGTGACGCCGGGTGTTCTCTTTCTTGATGAGCCAACGACCGGTCTCGACCCCAAAGCCCGGCAAGGTGTTTGGAAGATGATCCGCTCTCTGGCTCAATTCGGTGTGACGATCCTGTTGACCACCCAGTATCTCGAAGAAGCGGATCAGTTGGCCGCGCGTATCGCAGTGATCGATCGTGGCCGAAAAATCGCTGAAGGGACGAGCAGGGAGCTCAAATCGGCCATCGGCTCCGGTTTTCTACACGTTGCCCTTGGCGATCATAAGCGAATGGATGAAGCGGAGAAAATCTTGGAGAAGGCTCTGGGGGCGCCCGTTCAACGCAGCGCCGAGGGTGCGCAGCTCTCCGTGGTCGCAGGGTCGACCAGAGCCGCCAATGAAGCGCTGGGCGTGTTGATCTCAGCAGGAATAGAGCTGTCCGATTTCTCGATGGGGTCACCGAGCCTTGATGAGGTGTTTTTCGCACTCACCGGGCAGCCTGTGGAGGAAGAATCGCCAGGAGAAGCATCATGA